A DNA window from Comamonas fluminis contains the following coding sequences:
- a CDS encoding DUF5682 family protein has translation MATSADSVHFFGIRHHGPGCARSLLQALEALQPDCLLVEGPPEGEALLPMLQSAELRPPVAMLVYMQDAPSQAAFYPFAEFSPEWQALQWASRQGVATRFIDLPQTHAMAIEFARREALKKAMEEGGGATDEVEDAAEGDESEAEAAEPAAQEAEGDAPDAEQIAADEAVEEPQTAAQEHHNHRDPLDWLAHAAGFEDGESWWNRLVEERGDSEALFESINEAMTAVRSELAKDGEHWRGEAYVQREAMREAHMRQCIREATKAGYQRIAVVCGAWHVPALQQSVTAKADSALLKGLPKAKVMATWAPWTYRNLASSSGYGAGVTSPGWYEHLWRCYQADMESNRPLAQDESAPEAIKNIVNPAVKPAVLRTAGWLTRVAHLLRDKDLDCSSAHIIEATRLAASLAALRGQPTPGLQEINEAIVTVVCMGETAPLKLIDDALTVGHVLGSVPADVPQVPLQRDIEQQQKSLRMKPEAAAKLLALDLRKENDLARSHFLHRLRLLGIGWGTPAQDAQRNRGTFRESWQMQWEPELAVRVIEASVHGATVAQAATAKLRASLTPETALPEIAHAIDDALLANLPQLVEALIETLAERAATTGDVAQLLQALPPLANVYRYGSVRQTDTVLLATVIDSLVLRAAIGLPVACMAMDEDAAGAMKIKVLAAHDALRLRGMDGQAQEAVDAWRAALRSLAMGDAAAALLRGMACRLLLDEHLLESAEVVRQFNRNLSLGAAPMDVAAWLDGFLNQQALVLLHDESIWGAIDAWLTSLGELQFAQILPLVRRSFANFSKHERQSLGEKAKRAPVAGAVQTGSVQVAPVASGEEAGPWDEQRAALALPVLSALLGLNLPEVQAVKSPVAPDFEASTDKV, from the coding sequence ATGGCCACTTCCGCTGATTCCGTTCACTTCTTTGGCATACGCCACCACGGCCCCGGCTGTGCGCGCAGCCTGCTGCAGGCGCTTGAAGCTTTGCAGCCCGACTGCCTGTTGGTTGAAGGCCCGCCCGAGGGCGAGGCGCTGCTGCCCATGCTGCAAAGCGCCGAGCTGCGCCCGCCCGTGGCCATGCTGGTCTATATGCAAGACGCGCCCAGCCAGGCCGCGTTTTATCCGTTTGCCGAGTTTTCGCCCGAGTGGCAAGCCCTGCAATGGGCCAGCCGCCAGGGCGTTGCCACGCGCTTTATCGATCTGCCGCAAACCCATGCCATGGCGATTGAGTTTGCGCGGCGAGAGGCTTTGAAGAAGGCGATGGAAGAGGGCGGCGGCGCGACTGATGAAGTTGAAGACGCCGCTGAAGGCGATGAATCTGAGGCAGAAGCCGCAGAGCCTGCAGCGCAAGAAGCGGAAGGCGATGCACCAGACGCTGAGCAGATCGCCGCAGATGAAGCTGTAGAAGAGCCACAGACAGCGGCGCAAGAGCACCATAACCACCGTGATCCGCTGGACTGGCTGGCCCACGCGGCAGGCTTTGAAGACGGCGAGAGTTGGTGGAACCGCTTGGTCGAGGAGCGCGGCGATAGTGAGGCGCTGTTTGAATCCATCAACGAAGCCATGACCGCTGTGCGCAGTGAGTTGGCCAAAGACGGCGAACATTGGCGCGGCGAAGCCTATGTGCAGCGCGAAGCCATGCGTGAGGCCCATATGCGCCAGTGCATACGCGAGGCGACCAAGGCAGGCTACCAGCGCATTGCCGTGGTGTGCGGCGCATGGCATGTGCCCGCGCTGCAGCAAAGCGTGACGGCCAAGGCCGATAGTGCCTTGCTCAAAGGCCTGCCCAAGGCCAAGGTGATGGCCACCTGGGCGCCGTGGACCTATCGCAATCTGGCCAGCAGCAGCGGCTATGGTGCGGGTGTCACATCGCCGGGCTGGTATGAGCATCTGTGGCGCTGCTACCAGGCAGATATGGAATCAAACAGGCCGCTAGCGCAGGATGAAAGCGCGCCAGAAGCTATTAAAAATATAGTAAACCCTGCGGTCAAGCCAGCCGTTTTGCGCACCGCAGGCTGGCTCACCCGCGTGGCCCATCTGCTGCGCGATAAAGATCTGGACTGCTCCAGTGCACACATCATTGAAGCCACGCGCCTGGCCGCCAGCTTGGCTGCGCTGCGTGGCCAGCCCACGCCGGGGCTGCAAGAGATTAACGAGGCCATCGTCACGGTGGTTTGCATGGGTGAGACTGCGCCGCTCAAGCTGATTGACGACGCACTCACCGTGGGCCATGTGCTGGGCAGCGTGCCCGCCGATGTGCCCCAGGTGCCGCTGCAGCGCGATATAGAGCAGCAGCAAAAATCGCTGCGCATGAAGCCCGAGGCGGCAGCCAAGCTGCTGGCGCTGGATTTGCGCAAAGAAAATGATTTGGCACGCAGCCACTTTCTGCACCGCCTGCGTCTGCTAGGCATTGGCTGGGGCACACCCGCGCAAGATGCGCAGCGCAACCGCGGCACCTTCCGCGAAAGCTGGCAGATGCAGTGGGAGCCCGAGCTGGCCGTGCGCGTCATCGAAGCCAGCGTGCATGGCGCCACCGTGGCACAAGCCGCCACGGCCAAGCTACGCGCCAGCCTGACGCCCGAGACCGCACTGCCCGAGATTGCCCATGCCATTGACGACGCACTGCTGGCCAACTTGCCGCAGTTGGTTGAGGCCTTGATTGAAACTTTGGCCGAGCGCGCAGCCACCACGGGTGATGTGGCCCAGTTGCTGCAAGCCTTGCCGCCGCTGGCCAATGTGTACCGCTACGGCAGCGTGCGCCAGACGGATACGGTGCTGCTGGCCACGGTGATTGATTCGCTGGTGCTGCGTGCCGCCATCGGCCTGCCCGTGGCTTGCATGGCCATGGACGAAGACGCGGCGGGCGCGATGAAGATCAAGGTGCTGGCCGCCCACGATGCATTGCGCTTGCGCGGCATGGATGGCCAGGCCCAGGAAGCCGTGGACGCCTGGCGCGCCGCACTGCGTAGTCTGGCCATGGGCGATGCGGCCGCGGCCTTGCTGCGCGGCATGGCCTGCCGTTTGCTGCTGGATGAGCATCTGCTGGAAAGCGCCGAAGTGGTGCGCCAGTTCAACCGCAACCTCTCGCTGGGCGCCGCGCCCATGGATGTGGCGGCCTGGCTGGATGGCTTTTTGAACCAGCAAGCCTTGGTGCTGCTGCACGATGAATCCATCTGGGGCGCGATCGATGCGTGGTTGACGAGCTTGGGCGAGCTACAGTTTGCGCAAATCCTGCCGCTGGTGCGCCGCAGCTTTGCCAACTTCAGCAAGCACGAGCGACAAAGCCTGGGCGAGAAAGCCAAGCGTGCACCGGTCGCTGGTGCGGTGCAGACCGGCTCAGTGCAAGTCGCCCCAGTCGCAAGCGGCGAGGAAGCCGGACCATGGGACGAGCAGCGTGCAGCACTGGCACTGCCGGTGTTGAGCGCACTATTAGGGCTGAATCTGCCTGAAGTCCAGGCAGTAAAGTCGCCTGTAGCTCCTGATTTTGAAGCATCTACAGATAAGGTGTGA
- a CDS encoding ATP-binding protein, with protein sequence MSQVLRQHAEQQFAEELDALQKVDDRPRPPNWKLSPWAVLQYLMGGTLSNGFEVSAKYIGNPRLMEIAVSTLATDRALLLYGVPGTAKSWVSEHLSAAVSGDSTMLIQGTAGTSEEQLRYGWNYAQLLAHGPSEKALIPSPLVNAMKLGKIARIEELTRIPADVQDTLITVLSEKTLPVPELGMEFQAVPGFSVIATANNRDKGVNELSSALKRRFNTVVLPVPASQDEEVQIVTKRVGEQSRALQLPAEAPALQEVRRVVQIFRELRNGQTEDGKTVRVKSPSSTLSTAEAISVINSGMALAGHFGDGVLSANDVASGLLGAVIKDPVQDTVVWKEYLETVVKERADWKDLYRACREQL encoded by the coding sequence ATGAGCCAAGTCCTGCGACAGCACGCCGAACAGCAATTTGCCGAAGAACTCGATGCCCTGCAAAAGGTGGATGACCGTCCACGTCCGCCGAACTGGAAGCTCTCGCCCTGGGCCGTGCTGCAGTATTTGATGGGTGGCACCTTGAGCAATGGTTTTGAAGTCAGCGCCAAGTACATCGGCAATCCGCGCCTGATGGAGATTGCGGTTTCCACCCTGGCCACCGACCGCGCACTGCTGCTGTACGGCGTGCCCGGCACGGCCAAGTCCTGGGTGTCGGAGCATTTGTCGGCTGCGGTCAGCGGTGACTCGACCATGCTGATCCAGGGCACCGCAGGCACCAGCGAAGAGCAACTGCGCTATGGCTGGAACTACGCCCAGCTATTGGCCCACGGCCCGTCCGAGAAAGCGCTGATCCCCAGCCCGCTGGTCAACGCCATGAAGCTGGGCAAGATCGCCCGCATCGAAGAGCTGACCCGCATCCCCGCCGATGTGCAGGACACCTTGATCACCGTGCTGTCTGAAAAGACCTTGCCCGTGCCTGAGCTGGGTATGGAATTCCAGGCTGTGCCGGGCTTCTCCGTTATCGCCACGGCCAACAACCGCGACAAGGGCGTGAACGAACTCTCCAGCGCCTTGAAGCGCCGCTTTAACACCGTGGTGCTGCCCGTGCCAGCCTCGCAAGACGAAGAAGTGCAGATCGTCACCAAGCGTGTGGGCGAGCAAAGTCGCGCCCTGCAACTGCCTGCCGAAGCGCCTGCGCTGCAGGAAGTGCGCCGCGTGGTGCAAATCTTCCGCGAACTGCGCAACGGCCAGACCGAAGACGGCAAGACCGTGCGCGTGAAGTCGCCCAGCTCCACCTTGTCCACAGCAGAGGCCATCTCGGTCATCAACAGCGGCATGGCGCTGGCGGGCCACTTTGGCGATGGCGTGCTGAGCGCGAACGATGTGGCGTCTGGCCTGCTGGGCGCGGTCATCAAGGACCCGGTTCAGGATACGGTGGTGTGGAAGGAATATCTGGAGACGGTCGTCAAGGAGCGTGCCGACTGGAAAGATCTATACCGCGCCTGCCGAGAGCAATTGTGA